In Hymenobacter volaticus, the genomic window CGCAACGCTATGATGTGAATACCAACCAGTGGACCAACTTAGCCCCGGCGCCCTACCCCGTTACCCACATGGGCGTTGCGGTGGTCGACGAACAGGTCTGGCTGATTGGTGGTTTTCAGGGCGAAGTGCACCCCGGCCCCGTGACGGCTGCCGTACAGGTCTACGATACTCGAACCAACACCTGGAATTTCGGCCCTTCCCTGCCGGCTCCGCGCGGCTCTAATGCGGCGGCGTTGGTTGGCCGCAAAATTCATGCGTTTGGGGGTGTACTGCCCGACCGCCACACCGATGCCGGTGACCATTATGTGTTGGACGTGGATAATCTGGCCGCTGGTTGGCAGTCGGCTGCGCCGCTGCCCAACCCCCGCAACCACTTGGCCGGCGCCTCTTTGGGTGGCAAAGTGTACGCCATTGGCGGCCAGTATGGCCACGACCAAGGCCGCGACATCAACTCCTTGGTGCACGTCTACGACCCCGCTACTAACACCTGGACGCGGCTACCTGACCTGCCGGGTCCCCGGTCTCACTTCGAGCCCGGCACCTTCACCCTCGACGGCCAGATCCTGATTGTGGGCGGCAGCAACAACTCCACCGACTACGCCGACATTCTGAGCTACACGCCTGATACCAATAGCTGGCGCCAGTATTGCAGCCTGCCCGCCACTTTGGTAGCCCCTTTTGCGCAAGCCATAGGCAACAAGCTAGTGGTAGCTCAAGGCGCCCGCGACAATTTTGCCGTGCCCGAGAAGACCACCCAAGTCAGCACCATCACCCGGACGCCCAGCAACGTACTACGCTTTTCTAACCCACAACTCGCTGCCTCGCTCGTGCCGGGGGGCAGCACAACACTCAAAAACCTGTTGTGGACTTTATCTGGCACGGCTTCCTACACCCTCACGCTCCCCAATGCTCCCGCTTGGCTCAGCCTGTCCGCCAGCACTGGCACCGCCGGTCCGTTAGGGCAGGAAGTGGCGCTGCAAGTCAATGCGGCCGGTCTGGCGCCGGGTACCTACACGGCCACCATAGCCGCCACCGCGCCGGGCTATGCAGTAGCGGGTGCCAAAATTACACTTACCGTTATGGGTCAGAGCGGCGTGGTGCTGGCGCTAAACGCGGGCGGCAGCGCCTACACCGACGCTACTAATATTACCTACCAGAACGACCAATACTTCAGCGGCGGCAGCACGTTTAGTACCACCAGTCCGATTGCCAACACCTCCGATGACTTGCTGTATCAAACGGAGCGGTACGGCAATTTTAGTTACAATGTGCCCCTGTCCAATGGCACCTACCGCGTTACGTTCAAGCTCGCCGAGATATTCTGGCAAGCCCCTCAGCAGCGCCAGTTTGATATACTAGCCGAAAACCAGGTAGTAGTAAATGACCTAGATATGGTTGCGCAAGTCGGCAGCCTCACCGCCCTCGACATCGTCCGGACCGTGACCGTAACCGATGGGGAGCTTAACCTGCAATTTCGCACCGACCTCGAAAACGCAAAGCTAGCGGCTCTGCTCATCGAAAGCACGTCAGCAGCAGCCCGGACTAGTACTCCTACAGCGCTGAAAACCAAAGCAAGCACCCGAGTAGCGGCCAGTCAATGGAGCCTTTACCCCAATCCAGTTTCTGAAAAAGCCACGTTGTCCTTCACAGCCGCGGCAAAGCAAGCAGCGCGTGTAGAAGTGTTGAATAGTCAGGGTCAGGTGGCCTTGCAAGAAACGCAGTCAACCGTGGCCGGCGCTAATCAGCTAGAGCTTGCCACCTCGAAGCTTGCGGCTGGCGTGTACATCATTCGTGTGTATCTCCAGGAAGGCATTATCAACGCCCGCATGCTAGTAGTAAAGTAGGCCAGCTACTATCTAGTTATTCAGTGAAGCCGAGTGGGCCTGCCCGCTC contains:
- a CDS encoding malectin domain-containing carbohydrate-binding protein, with the translated sequence MKENILAQLPRTVATLLWGACLFVGPSLVAKPLLESPTLPVQQTSARLAASGDTIRINCGGGAVQSSGKFFEADAYFNGGKSFSNSSIADVLQTNDDELYRTEHSASANLVPFSYNIPVSAGTYTVRLHFAEIYFGATGGGPGGAGRRVFNVNLEGRPVLVNYDIVAEAGSMTAVVKEYQSTVTDNTLTLDFAAVTDQPSVAAIEVLRTADTSSTGCQWVAAAPSALERKEGQSAVVNGQLYTFGGYYGNLQGTNLTQRYDVNTNQWTNLAPAPYPVTHMGVAVVDEQVWLIGGFQGEVHPGPVTAAVQVYDTRTNTWNFGPSLPAPRGSNAAALVGRKIHAFGGVLPDRHTDAGDHYVLDVDNLAAGWQSAAPLPNPRNHLAGASLGGKVYAIGGQYGHDQGRDINSLVHVYDPATNTWTRLPDLPGPRSHFEPGTFTLDGQILIVGGSNNSTDYADILSYTPDTNSWRQYCSLPATLVAPFAQAIGNKLVVAQGARDNFAVPEKTTQVSTITRTPSNVLRFSNPQLAASLVPGGSTTLKNLLWTLSGTASYTLTLPNAPAWLSLSASTGTAGPLGQEVALQVNAAGLAPGTYTATIAATAPGYAVAGAKITLTVMGQSGVVLALNAGGSAYTDATNITYQNDQYFSGGSTFSTTSPIANTSDDLLYQTERYGNFSYNVPLSNGTYRVTFKLAEIFWQAPQQRQFDILAENQVVVNDLDMVAQVGSLTALDIVRTVTVTDGELNLQFRTDLENAKLAALLIESTSAAARTSTPTALKTKASTRVAASQWSLYPNPVSEKATLSFTAAAKQAARVEVLNSQGQVALQETQSTVAGANQLELATSKLAAGVYIIRVYLQEGIINARMLVVK